A region of Fibrobacter succinogenes subsp. succinogenes S85 DNA encodes the following proteins:
- the rpoB gene encoding DNA-directed RNA polymerase subunit beta, protein MTTERKSYSSNKFHLELPYLIEVQKASYEQFLQKDIPQEKRMNVGLERVFRDIFPITDDKDLYSLKYEGYYFGIPKYSIPECRERGLTYSMELFATLSLQVFEKDGEESKLKEEIKNDVLVCDLPIMTENGTFIINGAERVVVSQLHRSPGVSFDEEMQPNGRSDYKSRIIPHRGAWVEFNTEGDILYLIIDRKKKIAATAMLRCIGFETTQDILNLFYKKTDEIVLDDAAFNDFDKEGVCTLINRIIFNDVVDEETGEIILEANTVIDDKKLERLRESSVEKITVLSKEEDNLLIHYTLAADKTKSREDALKAVYSVTHQQQEEAPNLQTAERYFDELFLNDPHKYDLGEVGRYRLNAKVYTAAILAKVKEVAERFDRVNEFKMPSVTQMTMSKTDFLAIIEYMVGLFNGDEGYTLDDIDHLGNRRTRSVGELLAGQISVGLSRMSRVIRENLSLHSEEEQTTPRELVNTRMVSTVVQAFFGQSQLSQFMDQMNPLSELTHKRRLSALGPGGLTRERAGFEVRDVHYTHYGRLCPIETPEGPNIGLINSLASYAVVNHFGFIETPYRIVGLVEFKDAQGNKCYFPEEKWHFGIFKGFVHDPHLFVELELTQKEIDTVRLNLDNRQRELFEGFVNKVFQLKDADGNVSYSKNGFALDDFDGTPDYVQVGDVVEQIVSDYISYLTADEEDSFKVAPASTELDENNRFKGDMDGYVIVRDKSEYPHLMKQDSIAIGDTETERIDLMDVAPMQIVSVAAGLIPFLEHDDANRALMGSNMQRQAVPLLRAEAPVVGTGLERRAALDSGTVVRAKHDGKVTFVDARNITVQRGKMVNGVFEPLTGLGENYEFLGKDPIDEYTLRKFERSNQDSCINQKPIVNVGDFVEVGDVLADGVSTDHGELALGKNILIGFLPWNGYNYEDAVIISEELAIKDTFTSIHIEEYEMEVRDTKRGPEELTREIPNVGEDALRNLDENGVIRVGAEVGPDDILVGKVTPKGETELTPEERLLRAIFGEKAGDVRDSSLKAPPGMKGVVLETRIFSKKDKADKKSKEKDQETIEEIRQNFQSQIDRIKDACREHLFDLLAGKSAGKVMDNETHELLIREGQTYNEQNLRLIDVTKVSPLSTFVVDDDDLQDKVLSLVLVARDNLDTLTRTMEKEIDKVTKGDELKPGVLKSVKVYIAKKRCLSIGDKMAGRHGNKGVVSRIVPVEDMPFTEDGRPLQILLNPLGVPSRMNIGQVLEVHLGWAAKTLGFKVTTPVFDGAKFEDICKELEKAYQKNPIVNYEMDPDNNKIIGKAKLYDGKTGEALLNPVTIGYMYYLKLGHLVDDKIHARSIGSYALVTQQPLGGKSQFGGQRFGEMEVWAMEAYGAAYTLQELLTVKSDDVQGRSKVYDAIVKGQNTPKPGIPESFNVMIREVHSLGLDIETTGDK, encoded by the coding sequence ATGACGACGGAGCGAAAGTCTTATTCCTCCAACAAGTTCCACCTGGAACTCCCGTACCTGATCGAAGTCCAGAAGGCTTCGTACGAGCAATTCCTTCAAAAGGACATTCCGCAAGAAAAAAGGATGAACGTCGGGCTTGAACGCGTGTTCCGCGATATCTTCCCGATCACCGATGACAAGGATCTGTATTCCTTGAAGTATGAAGGATATTATTTCGGCATCCCGAAATACAGCATCCCCGAATGCCGTGAGCGCGGTCTCACGTATTCCATGGAACTTTTTGCAACTCTCTCCCTCCAGGTGTTCGAAAAGGACGGAGAAGAAAGCAAGCTCAAGGAAGAAATCAAGAACGATGTCTTGGTTTGCGACCTTCCTATCATGACCGAGAACGGAACGTTTATCATTAACGGCGCCGAACGCGTCGTCGTTTCGCAGTTGCACCGTTCTCCTGGTGTGAGCTTTGACGAAGAAATGCAACCTAACGGCCGCTCCGACTACAAGAGCCGTATTATTCCGCACCGCGGCGCATGGGTTGAATTCAACACCGAAGGCGACATCCTTTACCTCATCATCGACCGCAAGAAGAAGATCGCCGCTACCGCCATGCTTCGCTGCATCGGCTTCGAAACGACTCAGGACATCCTGAACCTCTTCTACAAGAAGACTGACGAAATCGTTCTCGACGATGCCGCATTCAATGACTTTGACAAGGAAGGTGTCTGCACCCTCATCAACCGCATCATCTTCAATGATGTCGTTGACGAAGAAACGGGTGAAATCATCCTCGAAGCTAACACTGTCATCGACGACAAGAAGCTCGAACGCCTCCGCGAAAGCAGTGTCGAAAAGATCACCGTGCTTTCCAAGGAAGAAGACAACCTCCTCATCCACTACACGCTCGCTGCCGACAAGACGAAGTCCCGCGAAGACGCCCTCAAGGCTGTCTACTCTGTGACCCACCAGCAGCAGGAAGAAGCTCCGAACCTCCAGACCGCCGAACGCTACTTCGACGAACTCTTCCTCAACGACCCGCACAAGTACGATCTTGGCGAAGTCGGTCGTTACCGCTTGAACGCTAAGGTTTACACCGCTGCTATTCTTGCCAAGGTTAAGGAAGTTGCTGAACGCTTCGACCGCGTCAACGAATTCAAGATGCCGTCTGTGACCCAGATGACGATGAGCAAGACTGACTTCCTCGCTATCATCGAATACATGGTCGGCCTCTTCAACGGCGACGAAGGCTACACTCTTGACGATATCGACCACTTGGGCAACCGTCGTACACGTTCCGTGGGCGAACTCCTTGCCGGTCAGATTTCCGTCGGCCTCTCCCGTATGTCTCGCGTCATCCGCGAAAACCTTTCTCTCCATTCCGAAGAAGAACAGACGACTCCGCGCGAACTCGTGAATACTCGCATGGTCTCCACTGTCGTCCAGGCATTCTTTGGCCAGAGCCAGTTGTCCCAGTTCATGGACCAGATGAACCCGCTTTCTGAACTTACTCACAAGCGTCGTCTCTCCGCTCTCGGTCCTGGTGGTCTTACCCGTGAACGTGCAGGCTTCGAAGTCCGTGACGTTCACTACACGCACTATGGCCGTCTCTGCCCGATTGAAACTCCGGAAGGTCCGAACATCGGTCTTATCAACTCCCTCGCATCTTACGCCGTGGTGAACCACTTCGGCTTCATCGAAACCCCGTACCGTATTGTGGGTCTCGTTGAATTCAAGGACGCTCAGGGCAACAAGTGCTACTTCCCGGAAGAAAAGTGGCATTTCGGCATCTTCAAGGGTTTCGTTCATGATCCGCACCTCTTCGTGGAACTTGAACTCACCCAGAAGGAAATCGACACTGTCCGCCTGAACCTCGACAACCGCCAGCGCGAATTGTTCGAAGGCTTCGTGAACAAGGTGTTCCAGCTCAAGGATGCCGACGGTAACGTTTCTTACAGCAAGAACGGCTTTGCTCTCGATGATTTCGACGGCACTCCGGACTACGTGCAGGTGGGCGACGTCGTGGAACAGATCGTTTCCGACTACATCAGCTACCTCACTGCAGACGAAGAAGACTCCTTCAAGGTCGCTCCGGCTTCTACCGAACTTGACGAAAACAACCGCTTCAAGGGCGACATGGACGGCTACGTCATCGTCCGCGACAAGAGCGAATACCCGCACTTGATGAAGCAGGATTCCATCGCCATCGGCGACACCGAAACTGAACGTATCGACCTCATGGACGTGGCCCCGATGCAGATTGTGTCTGTGGCTGCTGGTCTTATCCCGTTCCTTGAACACGATGACGCTAACCGTGCATTGATGGGTTCTAACATGCAGCGCCAGGCTGTGCCTCTGCTCCGCGCCGAAGCTCCGGTCGTGGGTACTGGTCTCGAACGCCGCGCCGCTCTCGACTCGGGTACGGTTGTCCGTGCAAAGCACGACGGTAAGGTCACGTTTGTTGACGCTCGCAACATCACTGTGCAGCGCGGCAAGATGGTGAACGGCGTATTTGAACCGCTCACTGGCCTTGGCGAAAACTATGAATTCCTCGGCAAGGATCCGATTGACGAATACACGCTCCGCAAGTTTGAACGTTCTAACCAGGATTCCTGCATCAACCAGAAGCCGATCGTGAACGTTGGCGACTTCGTGGAGGTCGGCGACGTCTTGGCTGACGGTGTTTCTACTGACCACGGCGAACTCGCTCTCGGTAAGAATATCCTCATCGGCTTCCTCCCGTGGAACGGTTATAACTACGAAGACGCTGTCATTATCTCCGAAGAACTTGCCATCAAGGACACGTTCACTTCTATCCATATCGAAGAATACGAAATGGAAGTCCGCGACACCAAGCGCGGTCCGGAAGAATTGACTCGTGAAATTCCGAACGTCGGTGAAGACGCTCTCCGCAACCTCGACGAAAACGGCGTGATCCGCGTCGGTGCTGAAGTCGGTCCGGACGATATCCTCGTCGGTAAGGTTACCCCGAAGGGCGAAACCGAACTCACTCCGGAAGAACGTTTGCTCCGTGCCATCTTCGGCGAAAAGGCCGGCGATGTGCGTGACTCTTCCCTCAAGGCTCCTCCGGGAATGAAGGGCGTCGTGCTCGAAACCCGTATCTTCAGCAAGAAGGACAAGGCCGACAAGAAGAGCAAGGAAAAGGATCAGGAAACGATCGAAGAAATTCGTCAGAATTTCCAGAGCCAGATCGACCGCATCAAGGATGCATGCCGTGAACACTTGTTCGACCTCCTCGCAGGCAAGTCTGCTGGCAAGGTGATGGACAACGAAACTCACGAACTTTTGATCCGCGAAGGTCAGACTTATAACGAACAGAACCTCAGACTCATTGACGTGACGAAGGTTTCTCCGCTCTCCACATTCGTTGTGGATGACGATGACCTTCAGGACAAGGTGCTCTCTCTCGTTCTCGTTGCCCGCGACAACCTCGATACCCTTACCCGTACGATGGAAAAGGAAATCGACAAGGTCACGAAGGGTGACGAACTCAAGCCGGGCGTTCTTAAGAGCGTCAAGGTGTACATCGCCAAGAAGCGTTGCCTCTCCATCGGTGACAAGATGGCAGGTCGCCACGGTAACAAGGGTGTCGTCTCGAGAATCGTTCCGGTCGAAGACATGCCGTTCACTGAAGACGGTCGTCCGCTCCAGATTCTTCTGAACCCGCTGGGCGTGCCTTCTCGTATGAACATCGGTCAGGTGCTTGAAGTTCACTTGGGCTGGGCTGCAAAGACTCTCGGCTTCAAGGTGACGACTCCTGTGTTTGACGGTGCCAAGTTCGAAGATATCTGCAAGGAACTCGAAAAGGCTTACCAGAAGAACCCGATCGTGAACTACGAAATGGATCCGGATAACAACAAGATTATCGGTAAGGCCAAGCTTTACGACGGTAAGACCGGTGAAGCCCTCCTGAACCCGGTGACCATCGGTTACATGTACTACCTCAAGCTCGGTCACTTGGTCGATGACAAGATCCACGCACGTTCTATCGGTAGCTACGCTCTCGTGACGCAGCAGCCGCTTGGCGGTAAGAGCCAGTTCGGTGGCCAGCGCTTCGGTGAAATGGAAGTGTGGGCTATGGAAGCTTACGGTGCCGCTTATACGTTGCAGGAACTCCTCACCGTCAAGTCTGACGATGTGCAGGGCCGTTCCAAGGTCTATGACGCCATTGTCAAGGGTCAGAATACTCCGAAGCCGGGTATCCCTGAATCCTTCAATGTTATGATTCGCGAAGTTCATTCTTTGGGTCTTGATATCGAGACCACTGGAGACAAGTAA
- the rplL gene encoding 50S ribosomal protein L7/L12, giving the protein MATDIKALGDQIVGLTLLEAKALADYLKETHGIEAAAGGAVVMAAAAAAPAEEKTEFDVILAEIDPAKKMAILKEVRAITGLGLAEAKKVVETANSVIKEAAPKADAEALKKKLEELGAKVTLK; this is encoded by the coding sequence ATGGCAACTGATATCAAGGCATTGGGCGATCAAATCGTTGGTCTTACCCTTCTCGAAGCCAAGGCTTTGGCTGACTACCTTAAAGAAACCCACGGCATCGAAGCCGCTGCCGGTGGCGCTGTAGTTATGGCTGCAGCTGCTGCAGCTCCTGCTGAAGAAAAGACTGAATTCGACGTCATCCTCGCCGAAATCGATCCGGCCAAGAAGATGGCTATCCTCAAGGAAGTTCGCGCTATCACGGGTCTCGGCCTCGCTGAAGCTAAGAAGGTCGTCGAAACTGCCAACAGCGTCATCAAGGAAGCTGCACCGAAGGCTGACGCCGAAGCTCTCAAGAAGAAACTCGAAGAACTCGGAGCAAAGGTTACCCTTAAGTAA
- the rplJ gene encoding 50S ribosomal protein L10 produces the protein MKAVVKKQQTVDALVESFKGATAVYLLNFQGITVDKDNALRKALAAKGVKYHAVKNTLLKRVLEALKVEGLNDSLTGATSVMVGFEEDPLLPAREIEAFHKANPDFLVAKSIYLDGKAMPGSEVVNLSKIPDRKGMIAMIVSIALGPGSTIAGQLKTLQEKLEKESGSEAAPAAAEA, from the coding sequence ATGAAAGCTGTAGTTAAAAAACAACAGACCGTGGACGCGCTCGTCGAGTCCTTCAAGGGCGCTACCGCCGTCTATCTGCTCAATTTCCAGGGCATCACTGTCGATAAGGACAATGCCCTCCGCAAGGCCCTCGCTGCTAAGGGTGTCAAGTACCACGCTGTGAAGAACACTCTTCTCAAGCGCGTTCTCGAAGCACTCAAGGTTGAAGGTCTCAACGACTCCCTCACTGGCGCAACGTCTGTGATGGTCGGTTTCGAAGAAGACCCGCTCCTGCCGGCTCGCGAAATTGAAGCATTCCACAAAGCAAACCCTGATTTCTTGGTTGCCAAGAGCATTTACCTTGATGGCAAGGCAATGCCGGGCTCCGAAGTCGTGAACCTCTCCAAGATTCCGGATCGTAAGGGCATGATCGCAATGATCGTCTCTATCGCTCTCGGACCTGGCTCCACGATCGCCGGTCAGCTCAAGACCCTCCAGGAAAAACTGGAAAAAGAATCGGGTTCCGAAGCAGCCCCTGCTGCAGCGGAAGCTTAA
- the rplA gene encoding 50S ribosomal protein L1: protein MFRGKKYKKIAESFDRTKAYDLKEAIEILKKSELKFDQTVEVHFNLGVDPKHSDQVVRGTVVLPHGTGRQVRVLVFCKDNNLEVAKAAGADYAGGADLVQKIQEGWLDFDAVVATPDMMPVISKVARVLGPRGMMPSPKAGTVTVNVAQTVKELKAGKISYRVDKGANVHAPVGKLSFTADQLVENTKSVIDSVVKNKPQSSKGTYIKSLTLTATMAPGIKLDMALTR from the coding sequence ATGTTCAGAGGAAAAAAATACAAAAAGATTGCTGAATCTTTCGATCGCACCAAAGCGTACGATTTGAAGGAAGCAATCGAAATACTCAAAAAGTCCGAATTGAAGTTCGACCAGACGGTCGAAGTACACTTCAATCTCGGTGTGGACCCAAAACATTCCGACCAAGTGGTTCGTGGCACTGTCGTGCTTCCGCATGGTACCGGTCGTCAGGTCCGCGTCTTGGTGTTCTGCAAGGACAACAACCTTGAAGTTGCCAAAGCCGCAGGTGCTGACTACGCTGGTGGTGCCGACTTGGTTCAGAAGATTCAGGAAGGCTGGCTGGATTTTGACGCCGTCGTTGCTACTCCCGACATGATGCCGGTGATTAGTAAGGTCGCACGTGTCCTCGGTCCTCGTGGTATGATGCCGAGCCCCAAGGCTGGTACGGTGACTGTTAACGTCGCTCAGACCGTCAAGGAACTCAAGGCCGGTAAGATTTCCTACCGCGTTGACAAGGGCGCTAACGTCCACGCTCCGGTTGGCAAGCTTTCCTTCACTGCCGATCAGCTCGTTGAAAACACGAAGTCTGTCATCGACTCTGTTGTGAAGAACAAGCCTCAATCTTCTAAGGGCACTTACATCAAGAGCCTCACATTGACGGCTACGATGGCCCCGGGCATCAAACTTGATATGGCACTGACGCGCTAG
- the rplK gene encoding 50S ribosomal protein L11, which yields MAKKITGYIKLQIPGGAANPAPPVGPALGQKGVNIMEFCKQFNAKTQNDKGMIVPVVITVYADKSFTFITKVSPVPALIKKATGVQSGSGEPNRKKVGKITQAQITEIAQKKMPDLNTIDLEAAKRMVAGTARSMGIEVVD from the coding sequence GTGGCAAAGAAAATCACAGGTTATATTAAGCTCCAGATTCCCGGTGGCGCAGCTAACCCAGCTCCGCCGGTAGGTCCTGCCCTTGGTCAGAAGGGCGTGAACATCATGGAGTTCTGCAAACAGTTTAACGCTAAGACTCAGAATGACAAGGGCATGATTGTGCCGGTCGTCATCACGGTCTACGCTGACAAGAGCTTCACCTTCATCACGAAGGTCTCGCCGGTTCCGGCCCTCATCAAGAAGGCTACTGGCGTGCAGAGCGGCTCTGGTGAACCCAACCGTAAGAAAGTTGGCAAGATCACTCAAGCCCAGATCACGGAAATCGCCCAAAAGAAGATGCCGGATCTAAACACAATCGACCTCGAAGCCGCCAAGCGCATGGTTGCGGGTACTGCTCGCTCCATGGGTATTGAAGTGGTTGACTGA
- the nusG gene encoding transcription termination/antitermination protein NusG, with product MSMQWYAVHTFTGQENNIKKRLEQMIEREGVQDKFGRIIVPTREVVSNVRGKRRISVQNLFPAYIIIEMELDELTQHLVSTINGVTHFGGMTRASRVPIPLRQSEVDRLLGVDPENSIEGEIQIPYTIGENVCIKEGPFKGFVGVVDEIMEAKIKVMVSVFGRSTPVELAFNQVESADA from the coding sequence ATGTCCATGCAGTGGTATGCCGTTCACACCTTTACCGGTCAAGAAAACAATATCAAGAAACGCCTTGAGCAAATGATTGAGCGCGAAGGCGTTCAAGATAAATTTGGACGTATTATCGTGCCTACTCGCGAAGTTGTTTCCAACGTTCGCGGTAAGCGTCGGATAAGCGTCCAAAATTTGTTTCCTGCATATATCATTATTGAAATGGAGCTGGACGAGCTCACCCAGCACCTGGTGTCCACCATCAATGGTGTCACCCATTTCGGCGGAATGACTCGCGCTTCTCGAGTACCTATTCCGCTTCGTCAGAGCGAGGTCGATCGTCTTCTGGGTGTTGATCCTGAAAACTCCATCGAAGGCGAGATCCAAATTCCGTATACAATTGGCGAAAATGTCTGCATCAAGGAAGGTCCGTTCAAGGGCTTTGTGGGCGTCGTAGATGAAATTATGGAAGCCAAGATCAAGGTCATGGTTTCCGTTTTTGGTCGTTCTACGCCAGTCGAACTCGCCTTTAACCAGGTTGAATCCGCCGACGCATAA
- the secE gene encoding preprotein translocase subunit SecE, with the protein MRKVQQYVSESVQELKQVTWPTWEELKGSTLVVMLFSVIMGFYIAGLDFVLSWIVNFIMGRG; encoded by the coding sequence ATGCGTAAGGTTCAGCAATATGTATCAGAATCTGTCCAAGAACTGAAACAGGTTACTTGGCCCACTTGGGAAGAGCTTAAAGGTTCTACTCTTGTTGTAATGCTTTTCAGCGTTATCATGGGATTCTATATTGCAGGGCTCGACTTTGTGCTCTCTTGGATTGTCAATTTCATCATGGGTAGAGGTTAG
- the rpmG gene encoding 50S ribosomal protein L33, which translates to MPRELIVLECTECNQRNYDCDKNKRLHPSRVEYKKYCRFCRKHTVHKESK; encoded by the coding sequence ATGCCTAGAGAACTCATCGTGCTTGAATGCACAGAATGCAATCAGCGCAACTATGATTGCGACAAGAACAAGCGTCTTCATCCTTCCCGCGTGGAATACAAGAAGTACTGCCGCTTCTGCCGCAAGCATACTGTTCACAAGGAATCCAAGTAA
- the tuf gene encoding elongation factor Tu encodes MAKEHFDRSKPHCNIGTIGHVDHGKTTLTAAICTTLAAKGLAAAKRFDEIDNAPEEKARGITINTSHVEYTTANRHYAHVDCPGHADYVKNMVTGAAQMDGAILVVAATDGPMPQTREHILLAHQVGVPKIVVFMNKCDMVDDAEILDLVEMEVRELLSKYDFDGDNTPIIRGSALKALEGDPEYQDKVMELMNACDEYIPLPQRDTDKPFLMPIEDVFTITGRGTVATGRIERGVVRLNDKVERIGLGETTEYVITGVEMFRKLLDDAQAGDNVGLLLRGAEKKDIVRGMVLAAPKSVTPHTEFKAEIYVLTKDEGGRHTPFMNGYRPQFYFRTTDVTGTIQLPEGVEMVTPGDTVTIHVNLIAPIAMEKQLRFAIREGGRTVGAGSVTEIIK; translated from the coding sequence ATGGCAAAAGAACATTTTGACAGAAGTAAGCCGCATTGCAACATCGGCACCATCGGTCACGTTGACCACGGTAAAACCACTCTTACTGCAGCAATCTGCACGACTCTCGCTGCTAAGGGTCTCGCCGCTGCAAAGCGTTTCGATGAAATCGACAACGCTCCGGAAGAAAAGGCTCGTGGTATCACGATCAATACTTCTCACGTCGAATACACCACCGCTAACCGTCACTACGCACACGTCGACTGCCCGGGGCATGCTGACTATGTGAAGAACATGGTGACTGGTGCTGCTCAGATGGACGGCGCTATCCTCGTTGTTGCCGCTACTGACGGTCCGATGCCGCAGACTCGCGAACACATCCTTCTCGCTCACCAGGTTGGCGTGCCGAAGATCGTCGTGTTCATGAACAAGTGCGACATGGTTGACGATGCTGAAATTCTCGACCTCGTCGAAATGGAAGTTCGCGAACTCCTCTCCAAGTATGACTTCGACGGTGACAACACCCCGATCATCCGTGGTTCCGCTCTCAAGGCCCTCGAAGGCGATCCGGAATACCAGGACAAGGTCATGGAACTCATGAACGCTTGCGACGAATACATCCCGCTCCCGCAGCGCGATACCGACAAGCCGTTCCTCATGCCGATCGAAGACGTGTTCACGATTACTGGCCGCGGCACTGTCGCTACTGGCCGTATCGAACGCGGTGTCGTTCGCTTGAACGACAAGGTTGAACGTATCGGTCTCGGTGAAACCACCGAATACGTCATCACCGGTGTTGAAATGTTCCGTAAGCTCCTCGACGACGCTCAGGCAGGTGACAACGTTGGTCTCCTCCTCCGTGGTGCTGAAAAGAAGGACATCGTCCGTGGCATGGTTCTCGCAGCTCCGAAGTCTGTCACTCCGCACACCGAATTTAAGGCTGAAATCTACGTTCTCACGAAGGACGAAGGTGGCCGTCACACGCCGTTCATGAATGGCTACCGTCCGCAGTTCTACTTCCGCACCACCGACGTTACTGGTACGATCCAGCTCCCGGAAGGTGTCGAAATGGTTACTCCGGGTGACACGGTCACGATCCACGTGAACCTCATCGCTCCGATCGCTATGGAAAAGCAGCTCCGCTTCGCTATCCGTGAAGGTGGCCGCACGGTTGGTGCAGGTTCTGTAACCGAAATCATCAAGTAA
- a CDS encoding acyl-CoA thioesterase gives MENNFSFKTRIQVRYAETDAMGVVHHATYPIWFEQARVDFFRAVGAPYDEVEREGFASPVLELNVQYKRPCRFGDFVDVETKLVHEGRCKYKFLYQVTLNGELCTTGYSVHVFTKGGVPTRDKPECIKKVEDKIFSD, from the coding sequence ATGGAAAACAACTTTTCTTTCAAGACCCGCATTCAAGTCCGCTACGCAGAAACTGACGCTATGGGCGTCGTCCACCACGCTACCTACCCCATCTGGTTTGAACAGGCCCGCGTGGACTTTTTCCGCGCTGTAGGCGCCCCCTACGACGAAGTGGAACGCGAAGGGTTTGCAAGCCCGGTTCTCGAACTCAACGTGCAGTACAAGCGCCCGTGCCGCTTTGGCGATTTTGTTGATGTCGAAACAAAGCTCGTACACGAAGGACGCTGCAAGTACAAGTTCCTCTACCAGGTGACTTTGAACGGCGAACTCTGCACGACCGGTTATTCCGTACACGTATTCACGAAAGGCGGAGTCCCGACACGCGACAAGCCCGAATGCATCAAGAAAGTCGAAGACAAGATTTTTAGCGATTAA
- a CDS encoding replication-associated recombination protein A gives MDAPLAERLRPQNLDEFLGQNKILGQQSLLRKSLENDSIPSMIFWGPPGCGKTSLAHVIRQHTKKRFVALSAVASGVKEVKEVLADARQMKKAFMDTILFIDEIHRFNKGQQDALLGAVEDGTVTLIGATTENPGFEVNGALLSRCQLILFAPLSKEDLRTLIFSALRDHPRGLQLKDVEVEDSVVDKLIAQSEGDARFLLNQLEWIGKNLGDNKKIDEKLLEEFQYKKPLRYDKSGEEHYNLISALHKSVRGSDPDAALYWLHRMLQGGEDPRFILRRLMRMSMEDVGLADPNALLLATSAREAYDFMGIPEGLIALDELAIYLALAPKSNSIELAGMKADSIVKQTGTLPVPRAYRNSVTRVGKQLGYGNGYEYDHDSPGGYSAQEHLPTQLVGTTIYEPKPYGREKALGEKLAQLKQLKKERQEKEGK, from the coding sequence ATGGACGCCCCTTTAGCAGAACGCCTACGCCCGCAAAACCTGGACGAGTTTCTCGGACAGAACAAGATTCTTGGACAGCAGAGCCTGTTGCGCAAGAGTCTTGAAAACGACTCCATCCCCAGCATGATTTTCTGGGGACCTCCGGGTTGCGGAAAGACGAGCCTCGCCCACGTGATCCGCCAGCATACCAAGAAGCGCTTTGTCGCGCTTTCGGCAGTTGCAAGCGGCGTGAAGGAAGTCAAGGAAGTTCTCGCGGACGCTCGCCAGATGAAGAAGGCGTTCATGGACACAATCCTCTTCATCGACGAAATCCACCGCTTTAACAAGGGGCAGCAGGACGCACTCCTCGGCGCCGTGGAAGACGGCACGGTAACGCTCATCGGAGCGACCACGGAGAATCCGGGTTTCGAGGTGAATGGGGCTTTGCTCAGCCGTTGCCAGCTGATCCTTTTTGCGCCGTTAAGCAAAGAAGATTTGCGCACTTTGATTTTCAGCGCATTGCGTGACCACCCACGCGGTTTACAGCTCAAAGACGTTGAAGTCGAAGACTCCGTTGTCGACAAGCTTATCGCGCAGTCCGAAGGCGATGCAAGATTTTTGCTGAACCAGCTTGAATGGATAGGCAAGAACCTCGGCGACAACAAGAAAATCGACGAGAAGCTGCTCGAGGAATTCCAGTACAAGAAGCCCCTGCGCTACGACAAGAGCGGCGAAGAGCATTACAACCTCATTTCGGCATTGCACAAGTCCGTGCGCGGTTCCGACCCGGATGCGGCTCTTTACTGGCTCCACAGAATGCTGCAGGGTGGCGAAGACCCGCGATTCATTTTGCGCCGCCTGATGCGCATGAGCATGGAAGACGTGGGACTTGCAGACCCGAACGCACTTTTGCTTGCGACAAGCGCCCGCGAAGCATACGATTTTATGGGAATCCCGGAAGGCTTGATCGCACTCGACGAGCTCGCGATTTACTTGGCGCTTGCGCCCAAGAGCAATAGTATTGAACTTGCGGGAATGAAGGCCGATTCCATCGTGAAGCAGACCGGTACGCTCCCCGTGCCGCGTGCCTACCGCAATTCAGTGACACGCGTCGGGAAACAGCTCGGCTACGGAAACGGCTACGAGTACGATCACGACAGCCCGGGCGGATACTCTGCGCAGGAGCACTTGCCCACGCAACTTGTCGGCACGACGATTTACGAACCCAAGCCGTACGGGCGCGAAAAAGCGCTCGGTGAAAAACTCGCGCAGTTGAAGCAGTTAAAGAAAGAGCGGCAGGAAAAAGAAGGGAAATGA